TTTCAAGCTGGCATAGGCCGGGGGAACGAATCAAAACTGATATGGAATAAAGACGTGGAATCAGAGTATGAACAACTTTTCCTATCAAAACTAGAAAAATACTCGATTGAGCAAGTGAGTAAATTATTATTATATGAATGGTCCCTGGGAACCAAGCAGCGTTTAATGGCCAGATTTCAAACTAAATTTGGGTTTCATCAAGAGGAGCAGGATCGTTTAATCATTCCCCGATTTTACCGCTTCTTAACGTATCATCCATTAAAGGCTGCAGACGTACATAGCGCAAACTTAATAGCAAACATTTATAACCGTGTTGTAGCATTGGAGGAAGATAATACAATCATTCCCGAGCTTGCTCATAGCTGGGAAGTCACGGATAAGAAGTTAACATTATACCTGCGAAAAGATGTAGCCTTTCATGATGGTTCCATTCTTAAAGCGGAGGACGTCGTCCAATCCTTTTTTCGGATGAAGCAAGATGAAATATATGCTGAACTATGGAAACCTATTACAAAGATATATTCTTCTGCACCTCTAATAGTAGAACTTGAATTTCCAAATGGCTGTACCTATATTTTGCCGCTTCTTAGCATGATAACGGCGAGTATTTATAAAGAATCCAACGGTCAGGTCATTGGAACAGGCAGCTTTTATATGGGGGAGAATACGGAAGAGAAAACCGTATTACACGCTTTTAAACAATATTACGGTGTGCGCCCTCTATTGGATACTGTGGAATTTATTCAGGTTTCGAGAGAGTTTGGAAATGTATATTATGGTGCCCATGAATCAAGAGAAGTAGGAACCTTTGAAGTGGAAAGTGACTCGGGCTTTGGTATTGTGGTGATGAATCGTTATCGTCATACAGATATTGCTAGAAAAGAAGTACGAGATTACATTCATATGTTGATAGACAAAAATCGTTCAAAGATTTCTACAATTAATTCACTTATTTCCGAAAATTGCTCTGGTTGTTTAAT
This genomic stretch from Neobacillus niacini harbors:
- a CDS encoding ABC transporter substrate-binding protein → MDHYLLTLWNSGAVGEVKVQQLAEILNLSTKQTRRKLNQWQEDGWLTFQAGIGRGNESKLIWNKDVESEYEQLFLSKLEKYSIEQVSKLLLYEWSLGTKQRLMARFQTKFGFHQEEQDRLIIPRFYRFLTYHPLKAADVHSANLIANIYNRVVALEEDNTIIPELAHSWEVTDKKLTLYLRKDVAFHDGSILKAEDVVQSFFRMKQDEIYAELWKPITKIYSSAPLIVELEFPNGCTYILPLLSMITASIYKESNGQVIGTGSFYMGENTEEKTVLHAFKQYYGVRPLLDTVEFIQVSREFGNVYYGAHESREVGTFEVESDSGFGIVVMNRYRHTDIARKEVRDYIHMLIDKNRSKISTINSLISENCSGCLIGFSKPYSMPKIAKPSLSKPLQMKYTGYAKDVSIWLKNILERAGIKVELVEVSFHDAVYHDHLKVNADLFIHGEIFELNQSFSYFNFMKNNISPLRKLIQSDPYLQNSIQAYNQLPFEQWIDQHLKIEDYLITNSLCIPLYYSKRQIPFSINLMNIKMKHFGYVDLSKLWMKPKL